In Felis catus isolate Fca126 chromosome E1, F.catus_Fca126_mat1.0, whole genome shotgun sequence, the following proteins share a genomic window:
- the B4GALNT2 gene encoding beta-1,4 N-acetylgalactosaminyltransferase 2 codes for MYFGTNSAEVNIEKEILTQLVLSCAYRCEFLRLLKISVFLLGLGTTGFLCLSVGLSRLTPELPPSAVADQPPKLLPEERLRNLFTYDGIWLFPKNQCKCEAPKGQGGYNFQDAYGQSELPAVKARRRAEFEHFQRRERLPRSPPLLAQPNLPFGYPVHGVEVMPLHTVPLPGLQFEGQDAPFYKVTLTASLGTLNTLADVPDSVVQGRGQRQLTVSTSNRQLLNFVLQHLTYTSTVYQHPRVDVVSLESKSSVARFPVTIRHPVMPRLYDPGPERKLRDLVTIATKTFLRPHKLMTMLRSIREFYPDLTVIVADDSKEPLKINDDHVEYYTMPFGKGWFAGRNLAISQVATKYVLWVDDDFLFNDKTKIEVLVDVLEKTELDVVGGSVLGNVFQFKLLLERSQNGDCLHRRPGSFGPLDGFPRCVVTSGVVNFFLAHTERLQRVGFDPRLRRVAHSEFFIDGLGSLLVGSCPEVIIGHQARSPAADLEKMYSTFRTNTHNQIQFKLALHYFKNHLRCST; via the exons ATGTACTTTGGTACGAATTCGGCGGAAGTGAACATAGA aaaAGAGATTCTAACACAACTTGTTCTCTCGTGTGCCTACAGGTGTGAATTTCTACGGCTCCTCAAGATTTCAGTGTTTCTCTTAGGCCTTGGCACTACTGGGTTTCTGTGCCTAAGTGTGGGGCTCAGTAGGCTCACACCGGAGCTCCCTCCTTCTGCTGTGGCTGACCAGCCGCCGAAGCTTCTACCTGAGGAACGTCTCCGGAACCTCTTTACCTACGATGGAATCTG GCTGTTCCCGAAAAACCAGTGCAAATGTGAAGCCCCCAAAGGGCAGGGAGGCTATAACTTCCAGGATGCCTATGGCCAGAGTGAACTCCCTGCGGTGAAAGCGAGGAGGCGGGCTGAATTCGAACACTTCCAGAGGAG AGAAAGGTTGCCCCGTTCACCGCCGCTGCTGGCTCAGCCCAACCTCCCCTTTGGGTACCCGGTCCATGGGGTAGAGGTGATGCCCCTGCACACGGTTCCCCTCCCAG GCCTTCAGTTTGAAGGACAAGACGCCCCCTTCTATAAG GTCACGCTGACAGCGTCTCTGGGGACCCTGAACACCCTTGCTGACGTCCCGGACAGTGTGGTGCAGGGCAGAGGCCAGAGGCAGCTGACCGTTTCGACCAGTAACCGGCAGCTTTTGAATTTCGTCCTCCAGCACCTGACATACACCAGCACAGTGTATCAGCACCCCAGGGTGGATGTGG tGAGTCTGGAGTCCAAGTCCTCAGTCGCCAGATTTCCAGTGACCATCCGCCATCCTGTCATGCCCAGGTTGTATGACCCCGGACCAG AGAGGAAGCTCAGAGACCTGGTGACCATCGCCACCAAAACTTTCCTCCGTCCCCACAAGCTCATGACCATGCTCCGGAGCATTCGGGAGTTCTACCCAGACTTGACCGTGATCGTGGCCGATGACAGCAAGGAGCCCCTGAAGATTAACGACGACCATGTGGAGTATTACACCATGCCCTTTGGGAAG GGCTGGTTCGCCGGTAGGAACCTGGCCATCTCTCAGGTCGCCACCAAATACGTTCTCTGGGTGGATGATGATTTTCTCTTCAACGACAAGACCAAGATTGAGGTGCTGGTGGATGTCCTAGAGAAAACGGAACTGGACGTG GTAGGTGGCAGTGTGCTCGGGAACGTGTTCCAGTTTAAGCTGTTGCTGGAGCGGAGTCAGAATGGGGACTGTCTTCACCGGAGGCCAGGCTCTTTCGGACCCCTGGATGGCTTCCCCCGCTGTGTGGTGACCAGCGGCGTGGTCAACTTCTTCCTGGCCCACACAGAGCGACTGCAGAGAGTTGGCTTCGACCCCCGCCTGCGGCGAGTGGCTCACTCAG AGTTCTTTATTGATGGGCTCGGGAGCTTGCTTGTGGGGTCGTGCCCAGAAGTGATCATAGGTCACCAGGCCCGTTCTCCAGCGGCGGACCTGGAGAAGATGTACAGCACGTTCCGGACCAACACCCACAACCAGATCCAGTTCAAGCTGGCTCTCCATTACTTCAAGAACCATCTCCGGTGCTCCACCTAA